In Gemmatimonadota bacterium, the genomic stretch ACCCGAGCCAATAGAGCGCTCGCGCCTCACGCACCGAGTCGTCCAGATCGAGGGCGATCGCGCGCGACTTTTCGAGCACGGCGACGAGCCCCGAGGAAGCGGACTGGATGGAGGCTTCCACGAGCTTGAAGCTGAGATCGATCCGGCGCTCGTCCGCGATCCCCGCCTCGTCCAGGAGGCCGATCGCGCGCTGGTAATGTTCGCGCGCGTCCGAGAGGGAAACGGCCCGTTTCGCCTTGTCCCCCGCCTTCTCTAGATAGGAGACCGCCTTCGTGAGATCCCCGCTCTCCGTGTAGTGGAATGCGAGCTCTTCGACGTCGGTCTCGATGTCGTCCCCGGTATGTTGGGCTTCGATCGCCTCCGCCGCTTTGCGGTGGAGCTCCTGGCTCCGCGGCTTCGATACGGCGTTGCGCGCCGCGTCGAGGGTGAGGTCATGCCGGAATTCGAAGGAAGGCTCCCTGGCGCTCGGGACGGCCCGGAGGAGATCCATCGCTTCGAGCCGCTCCAGCGCCTCGGGAAGCGCTTCGGGGGCGTCGGAGATCTGGCGCAGGAGCCGGACGGTGAGCTCCGCCCCCAGGACCGCCGCAAGCTCGAGGGCTTCCCCGTCCGTGCGCTCCAGGCGGGCGAGACGCGACCGCAGAACTTCCTCGACGGTCGTGGGAATCGCTGGGGGGTCTAGCGCACGTCGCGTACGGAAGAAGCCTCGGTCGGCTCCTCCCTCGGCATCCAACACTGCGCGACATGCCTCTTCGATGTGGAAGGGATTCCCGTTCGTCGAGTGGTTCAGGAGGGACACGAGCTCCGGGCGCGCCCCCTCCTCGCCGAGGAGAGACTGCACCAGCCCGCCGACGTCCGCCGGTTCGAGGGGACCCAGCTCGATCCCGGTGCGCTCCAGGTCGCGCCATTCGGGGGCGAAGTACGAGCGATAGCCGATGATGAGGAGCGCGGGCATCTCCGAGATCTGGCTCGCGAGCGCAAGCACCGCGTCGCGGGACGCCTCGTCGGCCCACTGCCAGTCGTCGAGGAAGAAGATGCGGGGGCATTCCCGCGTGAGCGCTTCGACGATCTGGACGATCTTCCTTTCCACCGCCGCCCGGAGACGCTCGCCCTGAAGGCTCTTTCCGCTCTCCTCCGCGACATTTCCCATGCCGAGGAGATGGAGGTGCGCACCCCCCTCCTCTACGAGGCCCGGGTCGAGTGCCCGGAGCGTGTCCTCTGCGATTCCAGCGAGCTCCCGCGCCGGGACATCGGGAAGGTGGAGCGCGTCCCGGAGGATCGCAGTAATCGGGAAGAAGGGCGCGCTTGCGCGGTGAGGCCGGCAACGCGTGTGGTGGACCGAAGCTTCGAGAGCGTCCACCCCCTGCCTGAACTTGAAGAAGAGGCTGCTCTTGCCGATTCCCGCCGCGCCCGAAATCGTGACGAGCCCCCCATGGCCATCAAGCGCGCGGTCGGCCGCGCCTTCGAGTTGCGCGAGCTCGGCCGTTCTCCCGCGGAATTCCGCGAGCCGGGACTGGAGCCCCAGCTTCTCGTATGAGTCGGAAATGCGGGAACGGGCAAGGCGGAAGCCGGGATCCCGCTCGACGGCACGTTCCAGGAAGTGCAGCCCCTCGCGAAGGGAGCCCCCGTCCGGAGCCGAAGCCAGGAATCGACCCCGCAGATAGAGATCGTACGCCTCGGCGTCGTGCGTGGGGACGCGGGATGCGGGCGCCCCGCCGGCGGAAGAGGTGCCGCGGCCGAGTGCTCGAGCGATTTCCCTTGCGACCTCGCTCTGAATCTCGAACACGTCGTCGAGAGTCCCGTCGTAGGTTTTCGCCCACCGTGTGGCCTCGGTACGCGCGTCCGTGAGTTGCGCACTCACGCGCAGTCGGCGCCCCGATTTCTGCACGCTTCCCTGGACGATCGTTCCGGCTCCGAATGCCTCTCCGACCGCTCCGACCCTTACCCTTCGGCCCCGAAATCGGGCCACGGACATTCGCGGCACGACCGTGAGCGCGGGATCCGACACCAGGGTCGAGCCGATCGTTTCGGCGATCCCATCGGCGAAGTACTCGTTTTCCGGGTCGGGGCTCAGATTCTCGAATGGAAGGACGACGACGCGCATCGGATCGAGCGGAGGGGCGCGTGGCGAGGGAACGGTGGCTCCTCCTCGCGCCGGGTCCTCCTTTCCCGGACTCAATGCGCCGACTTCTCCTTCACGAACGCGGGCGATCAACGCCTCGAGCCGGGCGGGTGGCGCGGCCCTCAGCTCCCCACGGTGCCGCCGGTCGTATTCCTCGAATTGGCGAAGGGCCTCGGCGCGCCGCCCTGTTCGGGCCAGCGCTTCGAGGAGTAGGGCCTCGGCTTCTTCGCTCGTTGGGTTCGCCTCCCCCCAGCGACGAGCGATCGCCAGCGCCTCCTCGGCCATCCCCGCCTCGAAGAGCTCCTTTATTCGGGCTCGAGACGCCGCGCGAAACCCCAGGTCCAGCCGCGGACGGACGACATCCGACCAGTCCTCGAACCCTTTTGTGCCACCGATCGCGTGCGCTCCGAGAAAAGTCCCACGGTAGAGCGGGAGCGCGCTCGCCCAGTCCTCCGCCTGGACGGCTCGCTCGAACTTGTCGGCATCGGTCTCGACCAGGTCGGTGACCATCAGCCGATCCGAGCGGCGATCGAGCCAAGTCACCGTTCCGAGAACTCGGTTCAGCTCATAAAGCGTCTGGCTGAGGGAGTGTCTTGCACCCTTCGCGTCGTCCGCGTTCGGCCAGAACATCTCCAGAAGCGACTCACGAAGCGCCTCGCGCTCGATCGCAAGGTGGACAAGGAGCCCGCACCGGATCGCCTGACCGGGAAGCTGCTTCACCTCCCGGCCGTCCACCAAGACCCTCAGGTCGCCGAGCGTCTCGATGCGAATGGACATTGGGGGCACAGGTAGCGGTGGCGTGACTATCCGCGGGACCTGGCGGCAGTTGGGCGTTCCGACCCGCTCGCGTTCATGCCCGCGAGTGTCCGAAGGCTCTCAATCCCCGGCATGAAGAAATACGCACCGGCCTTGGTCGTCACGAACCGACTGAGCTTCTGAAGGCGGCGGGGACCCTGTACCGTCGGGATCGTCATGCTCGCCGCGTTGGAGGGGGGGAGAGGTCCAGGGCCGGTAATGGGATCCGGGTCCTCCTGGAGCCCACCAAAAAACGGGTTATTGATCCAGGTCCTTTGTACGTGCTCGAACTGACGGGAGATGTCCGCGTTGAAGCCGAGGAAGAAGAGGCCTCGGCCGTGGGATCCCATGTCGCTCAGGCGGTTGCGGAAGTCGCTCCCCGCGAGAGGATCGGACTCGACTCCGTTGGGAAAGAGCAAGGCGGTGAGAGTCCCCTCTTCGAAAGGATTCGTCCCGTAGGTGCGCCCGCGGCGCAGGAGCCTTCGCCGATTCACGAGGTCCCGCCGCTGCGCCGGGGACTGCGGGGAATGGTCGAAGACCGTGTCGCGCGGATGCACTCGCCGTACGTGGGCGCCGAAGGGGCACCCGATGCCGCCCGCGTCCGCCGCATAGTCGAAGTCGTCGAGGTGCCGGACGGAGGTGGTCGCGAAACCCTTCATGTCGTGGAAGTAGCGCGCGATCGAGACCGGGGCCCCGTTCGGCCAGCGCCCGACCATCTTCGACGCGATGGTGACGACTTCCTGGGCGTGGGCTTGGGGATTCTGGAACTCGCCGCCGGCGTTGGACCAAGCGAACTGGAGGAAGGCCGGAACGTCCTGTTCGAGCTTCCTGGCAACGAGATAGCTCCCGTCCCGCAGGAACTGGTCCACGGGGCGATGCGCTTCGTCCGTTCGATCGAACCGCCCCCTCATCCTCATGAAGTCGAGGCCGAACAGGTTCACCTCGTCCTGATCCGGATACCCGAGGATGAATTCCCCCGGCTCGACCTCGTTCCCCTTCTCCGGAGGCCCCTGGGCCCCGCGGCTCCACCCCCGGATGGCCGGGTTTCCGAGCCCGTCCGTAAAGCCGAAGTGCTCCTTCACCCGCCCGTCCTCGGTTCGCATCGTCTCGGTGTGGCTGCGCCCCACCTCGACCATTCCTCCCTCCCGGACGGGGTGTGCGGGGTCCCAGGGCGCCGAGGCCCACTGGGGGGGAACCACGGGGTTGGGATCTATCGGGTCCGGCTCGCTCCAGTAATAAGCAAGAAGGACATCGACACGGCCTTCCCCGCCCCCCTCGCCAGCGGCAGGCCCGTCGCGCCACTCCCAATTCTCGCACGCGCCGGCACCGGTGTCACCGAGCGCCCTGGCCCTCGACGCCATTCCGACCCGGAACTCGTCCGAAAACCCTCGGTCCCGGAGGGAGGGCCGTTCCGAGAGAAGGGTACGAAGCGCGTGCGCCGTGAAGGCGATGTTGAACGCCTCGCCGGTCGGGGACCTCCTGTGGTCTGCCGTCGTGATCGAGGGAATCCGCGACTCGAGCCACCTCCTGAATTCGCCCGGGTCGTCGATTCTCCGCAGCGAATAGGTGGCGAGGGGAAGGCGCCCGTACCCCCAAAGGACGAGCCCTTGGACGTTCTCCGCATGGATGATCTCCGGGACGCTCGTCACGGCTATGTCATCCTCTTCAGGGTCATCCAGTCCTTCTCCGCGGAATCCCAACGCCGGATTCCGATCCACCGAAGGCGCGCCAACACTCCTTCGCGCACGAGCGTGTTTCGATTGATGTGTACCGCCGGAAGGTTCGGGTAGGCCCGGAACCAGACCTGCGTCGCATGCTGGAAGGCGCGTCCAAATTCGACGAAACGCCGGACGCGCTCCCGGGCGCCCCCACGAAACACCCTGCGGGTCTGCGGAAAGCCGACGCAGTTGCTCCAGATCGCGTTCACGCCGTAGTGCGTGCCGAGGAGCGCGAAGTCGTGGAGGTAATTCTCGAATGTGCCATCGTAGTGCGAGACGAAAAGGAGCCGCCTCGGCTTCCCAATGATCGTCCAGTAACCGAAGTGAATCGTCGTGATCCCCCCGAGGTTCATCGCCCTCGCCGCGAAGAGCCGGGCCACGAGATTCAACCAGAAGAGGACCACCCACAGGGTCCAGAGCCGGATCCACCCCGGCTTGATCGGGGCGAGATGGGTGATCTCGTTCAGCTCGGAGCCGATCTCGCGCTCCGAGGGATCCCCATCCGCCGTGTTGTCCGGAAGATAGGACGGAGGCGGCGGTTCGCTCTCGAGCTCCTGCCGTTCCTTCTCCGCGACCATCCGAAAGAGCGCGGCATGTACGATTCCGGCGACGATGAACAGGAGGGCGACCGCAGTCAGGAGGGACGAAAGTCCCAGCCGCACGGACTGCACGACACTCCCCGCATCCCGGTACGCGAGGAACGCCGTGAGTCCCGCAAGGATCGCGAGAACGAGGAGGATTTCGAGAACGGGGCGCGGCCGGATCGGGAACGCGGGCCCCCGCTTCCAGCGGCGCATCCAATCGGGAGCATCGTCATCGTTCATCCGTCGTCGAATCCAGGAGAGCGGATCCCCCACAAATCCCATCAGGGGCAACTCGAGCTCGCGCTGGATCCATGCCCATCCGGTCCGCTCGAGATCAATCTGGTCGCGAGTCCGAAGGTGAGTTCCGTTGAAGTAGAGGTTGGTGCCCGAGCTTCCCCTCCTCACCACCTTGACGATTTGTTCCCCGCTCCAGCGATCCGCACCGGAAACGACCGCACCGTAGATCTCCCGGAGCTCGTCCTGGAGGACGGCCGCGAGCTCGGAGAGATGTTTTCGCCGCGAGCCGTCGAAGACGCTCGTGAGGAGAAGCGCGGGGCCGAAGGGCCTTCCATCACCGGCCTTCCTTGGCTCCCCGGAAGAGGCGCCGGCTTCCGGATTCTGCCGTTCTTGTAGAATCGTCCAGCGGAGGAAGTGTGTCGTGCGGAGGTTGGTGAAGGGCGCGGTTCCCGTCCGCCTATCGACCGAGGCGAGGACGGCCCGAAGCTCGTCCAACTGCACTTCGGGAATTGGGGTCACCGCGACGAAGACACGCTGACGTGTGGCCATCTCAGTGCCGCTGCGCTCGACCGCCGCGTGGGGTGCGCCGGTCGCCTTGACAGGAGACCGCCCGCGGCGGAACCCTTCTGGATACGAGACCGATTCCCTCTCGAACGGTCAAGGTAAGAGCGGTCGTGCGGAGGAGGCCAGAATGAGCGGCATCTACCGGTTCCCGATCCTTCCACTTCCCTGGATCCCGAGCGCCCCGCGGAAGGATTTCCAGATGTACGGGCGGTCGAGGCTCTTCCGCCGCATTTACCTGGTACTGCGAACCTCGGATGTCCGCGAGGTTCTCGCGAACGACTCCGGGCGAAGCGCCGCATTCTCCGTGGCCGACTACGGCGACCACATGCGCGAGACTGTCGGGGATTTCTTCCTCGGCCTGGACCAAACGGCAGGCAACAGCTACGACGTCGAGAAGGAACTCGCCCTCAAGGCCTTCCTCGCGGAGACCATACATGGGAGTGACGCCTTTGAAGCCCTTCGCGCGGACCTGACCGAGATCGTCCGGCAAGAGACGGCCGCCGCCGTCCAGTCCCTCGAAACCGTGTCCCGCAGGGAGATCGACGTCGTCTCGGACCTCGCGAACAAGGTCCCCGTACGGCTCGTCGAGCGTTACTTCGGAATCCCGGACCGCGACGGAAGCCTCCTCCAGGACTGCCAGGAGATCAGCTTCTATATCTTCAACTTTTTTTCCGAGCTTCCCGGCATCCGCGCGCTGTTCCGCGTCAGGCGCCGCGCGAGGAAGGCGGGAGCACGACTGCGCGAAAACGTGGGACGCGAAGTGATGGAACGTTGGAAGATCCTTCGCGGCCCCTCGGGTCCGCCCCGTCCCCAACACGTCCTCGACCGGCTTCTCCTCTCCGATCCCACTCCCAAGGATGAGAAGGAGCACCTCGATCGGGTGCGCCGGACTCTCACCGGCCTGATCTCCGGAGCCCTGGTCGCGACCGTCGGGCAATTCGTCTCGGCGGTGGACCGGCTGATGGATCTCCCCGCGGACGACCGGCGGGCCCTCCAGTACGCCGCGCTCGCGGCGGCCCATCGTGGCAATCCCCGACCGCTCTGGAACCAGCTCCGCGAAGCCTCGCGCTTTGGAGCGGTCCCGCCGTTTCTCTTTCGGCGGTGCCGGCGCCCTTTCAAGATTGCCCGGGGAAGCGCGAGGGAAAAAACGGTCTTCCCGGGCGACCTCGTGGTCGTGTCGCCCATGTTCGCTGGACGCGATCCCTTCACCTTCCAGGATCCACTGGCGTTCAACCCTCTGCGCCCGGACTCCTCCTATCTGCTCTTTGGATATGGGCTTCATGCCTGTATCGGGGCCTTTTTTGGAGAGATCCTTATGGTCCAGATGGCTGCCCAGCTCTTCATGCTCCGCGGACTCGAGCGGAACCGGGAGCGTGGACGCTCCGTTTCCTACCGCGGCGCGCCACAGAGCTTCGTGCTGAATTTTCTCCCGGCCCAACCTCCACTCGGGGTCTAACAGCCGATCGGGACCGGATCCGCGTCGCGAAGCGCGGGATGGACTCTCACCCAGTACGATTTCAGGCGCGCGAGCTCGGACCGGTTCGGCTCGGTGCACCAGGTGCCGTCGATGCGCGTGCGCGCATCGTCCGTCAGCCCCCAGAAGACCGGCCCGACAGTTTGCATGGTGAAGGCAAAGCGCTCCACCGGGATCCCAGCTGCCTCCCACTGACGCGCGAGCAGGTCCAGCTCAGCATCGTCGCGCGCCGGTTGGCTCGTGAGACTCGAGCGAAGGAGCGCCTGGACGGGGCCGGCCGTTCCCCACCACCAGGCGCGACCCGGACGGCCTTCGTCCCGCTCCCACTGCAATCCTCGGAGCTCCACGATCACCAGGCCATCCCGATCGCCCATCGCTTCGGGCCCGACCCTCCTCAGGAACTCGACGACGCTCCAGACCCCGGTGTTGTCCACGTAACCACCGTCCCCGACGTGACAGATCCGGGAATGTCCCGCAGGCCGTGACAGCGGGAGGACCCAGGGCGCCGAAGCCGAGAGGCGCACCGCCGTTCGCACGTGCAAATCGGCATTTTCATAGAGTTGGCGGAAGCCCATCGGACCGGCGCCGCATCCCTCGACCGATCCCATGTCCAGGTCCACGGGGGAAATGACGAGCTTGGCACCCGAGGGTGCCACGATCCCGTTGAACATCGCGATCGGGCGGCGTCCCTCCCGAACGTCCTCCCGCCAGGCGTCGATCGTGAGATTCGGATCGGTCAGGACCCGGGCGCGCTCCCAACCCAGCTCGAGCGCAGAGCCGCGGTTGCGAAGCGTGTCTCCGGGGAAGAGTCCCCCACTTACCGTCCGGAGAAAGTCTGGGAACGCGAGACCCCAGGTGACGGCGGCGAGCGTCGGCGTACCCGATCGTGCCCGCAGCTCCTCGAACTCCCCGGGGCCGGGGGGCTCGCCCTCGTCGAAGGCCTCGACGTAGAGGGCGGAGCCGAGTGAGCCACCGGAATTCGCACTGATCAGGACGATGGATTTCCCGAATCCCTCGAGCTCGCCCTGGAGGGCCGTAAGGACGTAGGTCGTCCAGTACGAAGCCCCGACTCCCCCTCCGCTCGCCGCGACGATAACCGGGACCGGATGGTCTCCCGGCCCGTGGGTGCGCTCCCATGCATCGTACGCCTCCCTGGGAAGGAGAAGCGGAGCGTCCGGGCGCTCCGTCTCAACAAGCGAAAAGAGATAGTCCGCGTCAAAGACCTGGTGGAGGGAGAGTGCGATCAACACGACCCCGAGAATCACGGGTATCCGGTACCGGTCGAGGAAGAGGGCCGTGGCCGCGAACACCCAGAGGACGAGGATGCCCAGGAGAAGGAGATAGCCGAGCGCCGAGATCGCGGGTGCGATGGTAGGAAGGACCGGCACTCCGCTGTCCGGGGCGAGCAGGAGATACACGCCCATGTAGAATGTCAGCGCGATGAGGAGGTAGGAGCTGAATCGGATCGACTTGGGGAGCCAATCGGCGAACCAGGCTTCCAGCCCCTTCCGCGCGACCCAGGCGACGAAGATGCCGGCGGACACTGCCCCGATGTTGACGATGAAGGGGCTCGGCCATACGCGAGCATGAACGTACAGAACGACCACGGCGACCGCGATCGCAATCGCGGCGACCCAAAGGAACGCGGCCCCGAAGAGGGCGCGCCTCCGGAGCGGGTACCAGGCGCGGCGTACGAGGAGGCCGACGAGCGCCCCCAGGGCGAGGGCAAATGCGGACATCGTCGGGGCAGATACGTCCATGCGCGTCTCGCCTCGCGACTCCCCGAGCCAACTCCACCCATCCGTGGACGAGAACCAGACGACCGTGACGAGGAGTGGAACCGCTGCGATGAGGGCAGTCGTCTGGCCGTGGCGGACCAATACCGCCACCGGGCGGTAGTGGATTCTTCCAAGAGGAACGCGGCCATCCTCTGGCAGTTTCCGAAACGGAAGACGGTGCTCCCTCTCCGCGTTTTCCCACGCGACTTCCCCGGAGAAGGCGAGGCTATGGGCGGTGAACGCCGCCAGCACGGTCGTGGTGAAGACCTGAAGCGGGGTCAGCGTGAGGAGATTTCCGAGGAGAAGCGCCACATCGGAATCGAGGACCAGGAGTGGAGCGAGGGCGATGATCCCGGCGAGAATCTGGAACCGCAGAAAGTAGGCGTACTGGAAAACATGGTGACTCCTGGCGAACCCGACGGCGAGGAGCCCCACGAGCGCGACTACGATTGCGATCCAGATCATGGCTCACAGCCCTGAAGATCGGGGGCGCCGTACTACTTCGATCGTACATCGCGTGGGGGGAGGGAGCAACCAAATTCGCTCAGCCCTCTGGCGGCCCCCTCCCCCGCTGCGACTTCCCGTCCATGCTTTCTCCAATGGCCCGATCACAGGAAGAGCCGAAGGAGCTCGGAGCCACTCGCGGGCCACCTTCCCTGAATGAGCGCCGCAGCGAGGGCGTGCGCGTTCGCCTTTTCCGATTTGTTCTCACCCTGAGATTCGTCCTGCGTCCGCTCAGCGTCCGGCCGCGGGCATTCCGGGGTCTTCTGGAGCGCGTTCGACATGTTTGCCTCCTTGGGGCGGGTCGGGGGGGGGGGGGGGGGGGGGGGGCGGCGCGCCCCCCGGCTCGGTCCGTCTGGCGGGCCGACGCGAGGAGCGCGCCTTCTCGTCCCCGGTTTGAGTCGCGAGGATGGATCAGGCCAGCGTGCGCGTTGCGTCGAATACCGGGTATGTCACCAGCACGATGATCGCGATGTACGCGACCGGCACGGCCAGCCCGTGGGCCACCAACTTTCCGGTCTCGATCCAGCTCTCTTTCGACCGCTTCATGGTTCCTCCTCATGTCTTCGGCGCGAAGCCGAGTGGGTTTCCCTCGGCACGGTGCCGAGGGCGGGGGACTAGCGGGTCCTGGTGGACCTCGACCCCCGATTGCTGCGTCGTGGGAGAAGCATGAAGAAAACCCGTCATGCGGCGTTCAGACGGTTTTCAGATGGGGGATGGGGAGCCCATCATTTCCGAGGTGTCCTCCGGCCTTTCCTGGTGCGTCGAAGGATCGTTCAAGGGATCCGGAGAACGTGACGAATCGTCCAGAAGGCGGCGGACGTGGCCTGGCCACGATGGAATCGTCCAGTTGGGCTGAGCGGAATCCAACGGGCAACCTCTACGGGGCGACGGCCAGGACTGTGGCCGGAACCCCGCACCTTGCGTACGATCACGGCATCGTTGAGCGGTGGCCGAAGCCGACGTCGAGCGGGGAATGATCGCGGCGAACGTCCCAGACTGCATGCGAGCGCCTAGTGTCCCGTCGCGGAAGTTCGTTGAGCACCGAGGGTACCGATGCGCCGCGCCGGCAAGGCGCGACGACGAGGAGTAGCAGGGCTACTTCGAGGAGGAGCAACGCTGCCGGGGCGGATGCAGCGGCGCACGAATGCCAACGAACTTCCGGGACGGGACACTAGCTCGCTCACGCGCACCTGAGGCGCGAAGTCCCACGATGCCCTGGCCGAAGCCCCGCAACTCGGAGCGCACGCGACTCCTCGCGATGATGGGGCTCTACTTCCTCGTCCTCTTCGCGGTGGGGATCCTGAAGCCGATCCGGAACGCGCTCGCGCTCGACGGACTCGGGGAGAGCGAATTCTACAAGGTCTACCTCGTCAGCGCGGTCGTCATCCTGCTTGCACCGGCATTCAATCACCTGTCCGACCGCATTCCGTGGCGCACGCTCATTCCCGCGACAGCCGCCTTCTTCGCCGCGAATCTGTTCTTGTTCCGCGGCATCTACTCCGAAGGGAGCGCGGCGTTGGGCATGGTCTTCTACGGTTGGTACGACCTGTTCGCTGCGGCCCTCGTCACACAGTTCTTCATGGCGGTTCAGGTATTCTTCAATGCCCGGGACGCCAAATCTGCGGTTCCGCTCGTCATCGCCGCCGGCTCCTGTGGCGCCACCCTCGGTGGACTACTGACCGGCCTGATGGCCCAGAGGATCGGCACCCCTAACCTGATCCTCGTGGCGGCCTTTTTCGTCGGGTTTTTCGCAGTGGGATTGCCCTTCGTCTGGACAGGATACCCAACCGTCCGGCGGCCCGGGCGCAGGGTGATAGGGAGTGGAGCCGGAGGAGTTCGGTTCGTGATCGAAGACTTCGTTCGCGTCTTCTCTCATCGTCACGTTCGACTCATCGCCGGGCTCGTGCTGGCCACGGTCATCGTGAAGACCCTCGTGGATTACGAGTTCAACGAGGCGGTGGCCGCGCACGCCGGAGATCGAGATGCCATCAGCTCCTTCCAGGGCTACGTCTTCGGCGCGATCAACTGGCTCCCGATCGTGATCCTGCTTCCGCTCGGGCCCCTCCTCAAGCGATGGGGCGTGGGGTTGGTGGTCCTCATGCTCCCGCTCGCCATGCTCGGATTCACCGTCGCGCTTGCCACCGCGTTCAGCGTATGGACGGCAACGCTCGCGAAGGCGGGCGACTCCACCTTCCGCTATTCGGCGGAACGGACGGGACGGGAGATCCTGTACGTCCCCGTCCCGACTGAGCTCAAGCTCAGGGCGAAGGCGTACGTGGACATGGCATTGGAGAAGGGGTTCGGAAAGGCGTGCTCGGGACTTCTGATTCTCGTCCTACTGGCATTCATGGACTACAGACGCATCGCCTGGGTGGCAGCAGCTCTTGCCGCCATATGGTGTGTCATGGCGGTCGCCGCGAACCGCGAGTACGTGAGGGCCTTGGCGACGGCGATCCGGAGCCGATTCTCGACGCTCGAGGTTGGAGTCGCGTCGCTGACGGAGCGAAGCGCGCTCGCGATGGTGGGGAAAGCGCTCCGCGGAGATACGGTCCAGGTGAGCTTCGCGCTCGATCTCGTGGAAGAAGCGGGAAGCGTGGACGCCGGGCATCTCGGGGCCGATCTCCAGCGACTCATGGATCACTCCGATGCGGACGTGCGATCGCGGGTCCTGCG encodes the following:
- a CDS encoding AAA family ATPase; the encoded protein is MSIRIETLGDLRVLVDGREVKQLPGQAIRCGLLVHLAIEREALRESLLEMFWPNADDAKGARHSLSQTLYELNRVLGTVTWLDRRSDRLMVTDLVETDADKFERAVQAEDWASALPLYRGTFLGAHAIGGTKGFEDWSDVVRPRLDLGFRAASRARIKELFEAGMAEEALAIARRWGEANPTSEEAEALLLEALARTGRRAEALRQFEEYDRRHRGELRAAPPARLEALIARVREGEVGALSPGKEDPARGGATVPSPRAPPLDPMRVVVLPFENLSPDPENEYFADGIAETIGSTLVSDPALTVVPRMSVARFRGRRVRVGAVGEAFGAGTIVQGSVQKSGRRLRVSAQLTDARTEATRWAKTYDGTLDDVFEIQSEVAREIARALGRGTSSAGGAPASRVPTHDAEAYDLYLRGRFLASAPDGGSLREGLHFLERAVERDPGFRLARSRISDSYEKLGLQSRLAEFRGRTAELAQLEGAADRALDGHGGLVTISGAAGIGKSSLFFKFRQGVDALEASVHHTRCRPHRASAPFFPITAILRDALHLPDVPARELAGIAEDTLRALDPGLVEEGGAHLHLLGMGNVAEESGKSLQGERLRAAVERKIVQIVEALTRECPRIFFLDDWQWADEASRDAVLALASQISEMPALLIIGYRSYFAPEWRDLERTGIELGPLEPADVGGLVQSLLGEEGARPELVSLLNHSTNGNPFHIEEACRAVLDAEGGADRGFFRTRRALDPPAIPTTVEEVLRSRLARLERTDGEALELAAVLGAELTVRLLRQISDAPEALPEALERLEAMDLLRAVPSAREPSFEFRHDLTLDAARNAVSKPRSQELHRKAAEAIEAQHTGDDIETDVEELAFHYTESGDLTKAVSYLEKAGDKAKRAVSLSDAREHYQRAIGLLDEAGIADERRIDLSFKLVEASIQSASSGLVAVLEKSRAIALDLDDSVREARALYWLGWAHYALGNQLDAQRHLGECMEMLLMWREERFLAQIYLNIGYSHAASTEYDEALVYFRKGRQRRPLEAKKASQGLAYALGYEAMIHADRGEFEAARAKIAEGLEQVEKLGVRSVEGSVRTQGAMLHFFQGDWEGCLAQVTEIRKVGAEIGSNYIDAISRTLEGYARFVTGEGERGLELLREAVALLEESGAHLIMSWNRACLAEALAMAGHDGKAEQMAELALERGSVHDWLGEPPAHRALARVAARRDPPDWKGFDKHIDAALERSAKKQSKREAAITRLAAAEVLTEGGRLEEAAGELRRCTSSFEAMGMLWYVAAAKRLGAKLEAGEVR
- a CDS encoding cytochrome P450 translates to MSGIYRFPILPLPWIPSAPRKDFQMYGRSRLFRRIYLVLRTSDVREVLANDSGRSAAFSVADYGDHMRETVGDFFLGLDQTAGNSYDVEKELALKAFLAETIHGSDAFEALRADLTEIVRQETAAAVQSLETVSRREIDVVSDLANKVPVRLVERYFGIPDRDGSLLQDCQEISFYIFNFFSELPGIRALFRVRRRARKAGARLRENVGREVMERWKILRGPSGPPRPQHVLDRLLLSDPTPKDEKEHLDRVRRTLTGLISGALVATVGQFVSAVDRLMDLPADDRRALQYAALAAAHRGNPRPLWNQLREASRFGAVPPFLFRRCRRPFKIARGSAREKTVFPGDLVVVSPMFAGRDPFTFQDPLAFNPLRPDSSYLLFGYGLHACIGAFFGEILMVQMAAQLFMLRGLERNRERGRSVSYRGAPQSFVLNFLPAQPPLGV